The following are encoded in a window of Qingrenia yutianensis genomic DNA:
- a CDS encoding S-layer homology domain-containing protein encodes MNKRIFTFIILTVLVFALSAPVFADADLSVNERGNVSLTFDFDLSNLGYTMVKDGSENFVPYEGADAKKFAVLCLLSDAEISDISALSQDEIKNMTVFVTGGDLDDSGYGSASFRIPSKSGVYTVVITNPYFDKIYKSFNFETKLYFDYNDALTDGEEGVISFIEENAPYIPINYDAFSLISEDEKLKFAKILTEKGEVNNAEDFNALFENLALEDAVFETCADSDVLKYIKAVNAKENSSFSDGISSVFVKKLKEEKQLEIINPLIPSKADSAFRTKFDFAVFKAYTENFEYFASLSEIVEDKNNIWGFSEESLETYNGLDNKNAVLSKLFDYVQTAEDMDKFREKFASLASEQKESEDEKKNENNNNNSSSKGSSKGSSSKGSSISATLPPVPSDNVPETVVPDTEKKADFADLTGFDWAKDAVDYLYQKGIVSGRNEKEFAPSDYVTREEFVKMVTCAIGLKGADAECSFTDVSADDWFYAPVAAAVRASVISGISKDKFGTGQNITREDSAVIICRALDCQNVKADIKNTAEITDAQDISPYALKSVERLLKIGLLSGYEDKTFKPKNSLTRAECAVVIRKLLSFSEVER; translated from the coding sequence ATGAATAAAAGAATTTTTACGTTTATTATACTGACGGTTTTGGTTTTTGCACTGTCCGCGCCCGTTTTTGCCGACGCGGATTTAAGTGTAAACGAGAGGGGAAACGTTTCGCTTACATTTGATTTTGACCTGTCAAATCTCGGATACACAATGGTTAAAGACGGCAGCGAAAATTTTGTGCCGTACGAGGGTGCGGACGCGAAGAAATTTGCCGTTCTGTGCCTTTTGTCCGACGCGGAAATAAGCGATATTTCAGCGTTATCGCAGGACGAAATAAAAAATATGACGGTGTTTGTAACGGGCGGTGATTTGGACGATTCGGGCTACGGCAGTGCGTCGTTCCGTATTCCGTCAAAGAGCGGAGTTTACACCGTTGTGATAACAAATCCGTATTTTGACAAGATTTACAAAAGCTTTAATTTTGAAACCAAGCTTTATTTCGATTACAACGACGCGCTCACAGACGGTGAAGAGGGCGTGATTTCGTTTATCGAGGAAAACGCGCCGTATATTCCGATAAATTACGACGCTTTTTCACTTATAAGCGAGGACGAAAAGCTGAAATTTGCAAAAATCCTCACCGAAAAAGGCGAGGTAAACAACGCGGAGGATTTTAACGCGCTTTTTGAAAATCTTGCGCTTGAGGACGCGGTTTTTGAAACGTGCGCGGACAGTGACGTTTTAAAATACATTAAAGCGGTTAACGCAAAGGAAAATTCGTCGTTTTCGGATGGAATTTCAAGCGTGTTTGTTAAAAAACTTAAAGAAGAAAAACAGCTTGAAATTATAAATCCGCTCATTCCGTCAAAGGCGGACAGTGCGTTCAGGACAAAATTCGATTTTGCGGTTTTTAAGGCATACACCGAAAATTTTGAATATTTTGCAAGTCTTTCCGAAATTGTTGAGGACAAAAACAACATTTGGGGATTTTCGGAGGAAAGTCTTGAAACCTATAACGGTTTGGACAACAAAAATGCGGTGTTGTCAAAGCTTTTTGACTATGTTCAAACAGCGGAGGATATGGACAAATTCCGCGAAAAATTTGCAAGTCTTGCATCGGAGCAGAAAGAAAGCGAGGACGAAAAGAAAAACGAAAACAACAATAACAATTCATCATCTAAAGGTTCGTCAAAAGGCTCGTCGTCAAAGGGAAGCTCAATCAGCGCGACGCTCCCTCCCGTTCCGAGTGACAACGTGCCCGAAACGGTTGTTCCCGACACGGAAAAAAAGGCTGATTTTGCCGATTTGACGGGATTTGATTGGGCAAAAGACGCGGTTGATTATCTCTATCAAAAAGGCATTGTGTCGGGCAGAAACGAAAAGGAATTTGCGCCGTCCGACTATGTTACACGCGAGGAATTTGTGAAAATGGTAACTTGCGCAATCGGTCTTAAAGGCGCAGACGCGGAGTGCAGTTTTACCGACGTTTCGGCGGACGACTGGTTTTATGCGCCTGTTGCCGCGGCGGTGAGAGCGTCTGTTATAAGCGGAATTTCAAAGGATAAATTCGGCACGGGGCAAAACATCACGCGCGAGGATTCGGCGGTTATCATCTGCCGTGCGCTGGACTGTCAAAACGTTAAAGCGGACATCAAAAACACCGCTGAAATAACCGACGCACAGGACATTTCGCCGTATGCGTTAAAGAGTGTTGAGCGCCTTTTGAAAATCGGTCTTCTTTCGGGATACGAAGATAAAACTTTTAAACCGAAAAACAGTCTTACAAGAGCGGAATGTGCGGTTGTAATCCGCAAATTGCTTTCGTTTTCGGAGGTGGAAAGATGA